From a region of the Thermus caldilimi genome:
- a CDS encoding transposase, producing MHQTAQALLWTLLALLPTPHLRESLKALLLLLLTGHGKARPQHSKTKSPSALSRFLNRYPWPTRALIRLARKKAQETLHRARPRRGPKPRLLVVLDLVTLEKRGLFPALPLSFFHGKWGLHLVVLYLVLGELRIPWAYRVWRGKGEKALSLLALRLLASLPPWMRKSFHLRVVADAAFGTARFLVGVRGLGLEAVVGMRRDRKTREGLPLFGLRRQGSRVHLRGLPFPVWVSWYRYPLPGGGWEWRYVVATFPAGPRTVLVWGRRRFTIEHFFRTVKSEFSLGRFGQRTALGVHRFLVLSFLAYLLAHWVRLAPDGRGLSWREAGREAARLLLPEVVLRVLMAELGALGLWPPPAGGRGCSCRVFGRCKF from the coding sequence ATGCACCAGACGGCCCAAGCTCTACTCTGGACCCTCCTGGCCCTCCTGCCAACCCCCCACCTCCGGGAGTCCCTCAAAGCGCTTCTTCTCCTCCTTCTCACCGGCCACGGCAAGGCCAGGCCCCAGCACAGCAAGACCAAGTCCCCTTCCGCCCTCTCCCGCTTCCTCAACCGCTATCCCTGGCCCACCCGCGCCCTCATCCGCCTGGCTCGCAAGAAGGCCCAGGAAACCCTCCACCGGGCCAGGCCCAGGCGGGGGCCCAAGCCCAGGCTCCTGGTGGTCCTGGACCTGGTCACCCTGGAGAAGCGGGGCCTCTTCCCCGCCTTGCCCCTCTCCTTTTTCCACGGCAAGTGGGGGCTCCACCTGGTGGTGCTCTATCTGGTGCTGGGAGAGCTGCGCATCCCCTGGGCCTACCGGGTGTGGCGGGGGAAGGGGGAGAAGGCCCTTTCCCTCCTTGCCCTGCGTCTTCTGGCCTCCCTGCCCCCCTGGATGCGCAAGTCCTTCCACCTTCGGGTGGTGGCCGATGCTGCCTTCGGCACCGCCCGGTTTCTTGTGGGGGTGCGGGGGTTGGGTCTGGAAGCGGTGGTGGGGATGCGGCGGGACCGAAAGACGCGGGAGGGGCTTCCCCTCTTTGGGCTCAGACGGCAGGGGAGCCGGGTGCACCTGCGGGGACTTCCCTTTCCCGTGTGGGTGAGCTGGTACCGCTATCCCTTACCCGGGGGAGGGTGGGAGTGGCGGTACGTGGTGGCCACCTTTCCCGCGGGGCCACGGACTGTGCTGGTGTGGGGGCGGCGGCGGTTTACCATTGAGCACTTCTTCCGCACGGTAAAGAGCGAGTTTTCCCTGGGGCGTTTTGGGCAGCGGACGGCCTTGGGGGTGCATCGGTTTCTGGTGTTGTCCTTCCTGGCTTACCTGCTGGCCCACTGGGTGAGGCTAGCTCCAGACGGGAGAGGTCTTTCTTGGCGGGAGGCTGGGCGGGAGGCGGCGCGCCTGCTTCTGCCGGAGGTGGTCTTGCGGGTCCTCATGGCCGAGCTGGGAGCTTTGGGTCTTTGGCCTCCGCCTGCGGGGGGAAGGGGGTGTTCATGCAGGGTATTCGGGAGGTGCAAGTTTTGA
- a CDS encoding CPBP family intramembrane glutamic endopeptidase, producing MNALYWTFGLSWGVYLLFYLLGGRWNPAPEEANPETALFLTAFGFLYMWLPGFVALYFARKEGVRLPLSLRPNRYWLFAWLFPVALTLLSLPLSLPFAPWRGFAALYGGIPPEELALLPQGFFRLLPLILLLTGLLAGATVNLLAALGEELMWRGYLWERLRDRGFWPASLEIGFYWGLWHAPLVLSGHNYPHEPLLGVPMMVLFALLLTPALLYVREKGGSLLAAALLHGTLNAVAGLSFLLVERTHDLLIGVVGLPGLFLLSLFNLWLRRQV from the coding sequence ATGAACGCCCTTTACTGGACCTTCGGCCTTTCGTGGGGGGTTTACCTGCTCTTTTACCTCTTGGGCGGGCGCTGGAACCCTGCCCCAGAAGAGGCGAACCCCGAAACCGCCCTTTTCCTCACGGCTTTCGGCTTCCTCTACATGTGGCTTCCCGGCTTCGTGGCCCTCTACTTCGCCCGTAAGGAAGGGGTGCGCCTTCCCCTCTCTTTACGACCCAACCGCTACTGGCTCTTTGCCTGGCTCTTCCCCGTGGCCCTCACCCTGCTCTCCCTCCCCTTGAGCCTGCCCTTCGCCCCCTGGCGGGGTTTCGCCGCCCTTTACGGGGGGATACCCCCGGAGGAACTGGCCCTGCTCCCGCAGGGCTTTTTCCGCCTCCTTCCCCTCATCCTCCTCCTCACGGGCCTCCTGGCGGGGGCCACGGTGAACCTGCTGGCCGCCCTGGGGGAAGAGCTCATGTGGCGGGGGTACCTATGGGAAAGGCTTCGGGACCGGGGCTTCTGGCCTGCCAGTCTGGAGATCGGCTTCTACTGGGGGCTTTGGCACGCTCCTTTGGTCCTCTCCGGCCACAACTACCCCCATGAGCCCCTCTTGGGGGTACCCATGATGGTCCTCTTCGCCCTCCTCCTCACCCCCGCCCTCCTCTACGTGCGGGAGAAAGGGGGCTCGCTGCTGGCGGCGGCGCTCCTCCACGGCACCCTGAACGCCGTGGCGGGCCTCTCCTTTCTGCTGGTGGAACGCACCCACGACCTCCTCATCGGGGTGGTGGGGCTCCCCGGGCTTTTCCTCCTTTCCCTCTTCAACCTCTGGCTGAGGAGGCAGGTATAG
- the rapZ gene encoding RNase adapter RapZ, whose product MRFLVLSGLSGAGKTTAKGFLEDLGYFMVDNLPPSLWEALLQELSRRGVERAGVVLDARALAFFGDLEKTLDGLKPTVVYLEARPEVLLRRYNLTRRVHPLGAGNLMREIGEERRILGPLRARAHLVLDTSELSPRALKEALVRFLGEEAGFLLRLISFGFKWGPPQEADLVLDVRPLPNPHYDPGLKPKTGLDPEVQAYVFREEHEPYYRALLAVVGLAAEGAKAEGRAFYTVAVGCTGGRHRSVAVAERLAEELSSRFRVEVSHRDVDKEE is encoded by the coding sequence ATGCGGTTTCTGGTGCTTTCGGGGCTTTCCGGGGCGGGCAAGACCACGGCCAAGGGCTTTTTGGAAGACCTGGGCTACTTCATGGTGGACAACCTCCCCCCAAGCCTGTGGGAAGCCCTTTTGCAGGAACTGAGCCGAAGGGGGGTGGAGCGGGCCGGGGTGGTGCTGGACGCCCGGGCCCTGGCCTTCTTTGGGGATTTGGAAAAGACCTTGGACGGGCTCAAGCCCACCGTGGTCTACCTCGAGGCCCGCCCCGAGGTCCTCCTGCGCCGCTACAACCTGACCCGGAGGGTCCACCCTTTGGGGGCGGGTAACCTCATGCGGGAGATCGGGGAGGAACGCCGCATCCTGGGCCCTCTAAGGGCCAGGGCCCATTTGGTCCTGGATACCTCGGAGCTTTCCCCAAGGGCCTTGAAGGAAGCCTTGGTGCGCTTTTTGGGGGAGGAAGCGGGCTTTCTTTTGCGCCTCATCTCCTTTGGCTTCAAGTGGGGCCCGCCCCAGGAAGCCGATCTGGTCCTGGACGTGCGCCCCCTGCCCAACCCCCACTACGACCCCGGCCTCAAGCCCAAGACGGGTCTGGATCCCGAGGTGCAGGCCTACGTGTTCCGGGAGGAGCACGAACCCTACTACCGGGCTCTGCTGGCGGTGGTAGGGCTGGCAGCGGAAGGAGCCAAGGCCGAGGGAAGGGCCTTTTACACCGTGGCCGTGGGGTGCACCGGGGGAAGGCACAGAAGCGTGGCGGTAGCGGAACGGCTCGCCGAGGAGCTCTCAAGCCGCTTCCGGGTGGAGGTAAGCCACCGCGATGTGGACAAGGAGGAATAG
- a CDS encoding gluconeogenesis factor YvcK family protein codes for MRVKRYAALAGLGVGLMAYGLARFLPPPPPEPWALVLVLLGLALLVGGVRSMNRSMLSAFTEPEEVPEKVYVRRRLEQGPKVVAFGGGTGLSRVLRGLKEHTANTTAIVAVTDDGGSTGRLRLAFGLPAVGDLVDCLAALSDHPALPKLLHHRFQEGEFKGHTFGNLFLLTLNQEARDFAQAILEANAILQLRGQVFPATPEAVRLRARFRDGSEVVGEVAIREKRGRIQEVFLEPEPQRVMEEALRAIRQADLLVLGPGSLYTSVIPSFLPKPLLEAMAKAKAPLVYVVNLMTEPGETDGYTAYDHYKAVAYHLGRRPEVVLVHTAPIPQEVLKRYAEEGRFPVAFDPRPFAVDGVRVIMGDFREEGPLAQHDPEKVVRALVSLV; via the coding sequence ATGCGGGTCAAGCGCTACGCTGCCTTGGCAGGCCTGGGGGTAGGCCTCATGGCCTACGGGCTGGCCCGCTTCCTCCCTCCCCCACCCCCGGAACCCTGGGCCTTGGTCCTTGTCCTCCTGGGCCTCGCCCTCTTGGTGGGAGGGGTAAGGAGCATGAACCGGAGCATGCTCTCCGCCTTCACCGAGCCGGAGGAGGTTCCCGAAAAGGTCTACGTGCGCAGGAGGCTAGAGCAGGGCCCCAAGGTGGTGGCCTTTGGCGGCGGAACCGGGCTTTCCCGGGTGCTGAGGGGCCTGAAGGAGCACACGGCCAACACCACCGCCATCGTGGCGGTGACCGACGATGGAGGCTCCACGGGCCGGCTACGCCTGGCCTTCGGCCTGCCGGCGGTGGGGGATCTGGTGGATTGCCTGGCGGCGCTTTCCGATCACCCTGCCCTTCCCAAGCTCCTGCACCACCGCTTCCAGGAAGGGGAGTTTAAGGGCCACACCTTCGGCAACCTCTTCCTCTTGACCCTGAACCAGGAGGCCCGGGATTTCGCCCAGGCTATCCTCGAGGCCAACGCCATTCTGCAGCTTCGGGGCCAGGTCTTTCCCGCCACCCCCGAGGCCGTGCGGCTTAGGGCCCGCTTCCGCGATGGCTCGGAGGTGGTGGGGGAAGTGGCCATCCGGGAAAAAAGGGGGCGGATCCAGGAGGTCTTCCTGGAACCCGAACCCCAGCGGGTCATGGAGGAAGCCCTCAGGGCCATCCGTCAGGCGGACCTCCTGGTTCTGGGCCCGGGAAGCCTCTACACCAGCGTCATCCCCAGCTTCCTGCCCAAGCCCCTCCTGGAGGCCATGGCCAAGGCCAAGGCTCCCCTGGTCTACGTGGTGAACCTCATGACCGAACCCGGGGAAACCGACGGCTACACCGCCTACGACCACTACAAGGCCGTCGCCTATCACCTGGGCCGAAGGCCCGAGGTGGTTCTGGTGCACACCGCCCCCATCCCCCAGGAGGTCCTGAAGCGCTATGCCGAGGAAGGGCGCTTTCCTGTGGCCTTTGACCCCAGGCCCTTTGCCGTGGATGGGGTGCGGGTGATCATGGGAGACTTCCGGGAGGAGGGTCCCTTGGCCCAGCACGATCCGGAAAAGGTGGTGAGGGCCCTCGTTTCCCTGGTATAA
- a CDS encoding glucodextranase DOMON-like domain-containing protein, translated as MLFLFQDPLGDDQGLAYLYPRAALFQEAGEGYADLLALAGEEREGKLVLKVRLSRYPNPLEGPLGFSLATVALWLDTGEGGEEALLPGLATPPGQGWEVAYVLTGFGGEKRTPAGERSPVRVWREGEWVAVDTGLSPGPYGYYGAVGLFDPFAPWYLRPIAPEGGPWTLGAPAGSPPVVDLLTEAPLDQVKAYQTGILKPLRPKGFTLKRESLLAFALGGASLLLAFLLRKP; from the coding sequence GTGCTTTTCCTCTTCCAGGATCCCTTGGGCGACGATCAAGGCCTGGCCTACCTCTATCCCCGGGCAGCCCTGTTCCAGGAGGCGGGGGAGGGTTATGCCGACCTCCTGGCCCTGGCGGGGGAAGAACGGGAAGGGAAGCTGGTCCTTAAGGTGCGCCTGAGCCGCTACCCGAATCCCCTCGAGGGGCCCTTGGGCTTCAGCCTGGCCACGGTGGCCCTCTGGTTGGACACCGGGGAAGGAGGGGAGGAGGCCTTGCTTCCCGGGCTTGCCACCCCCCCCGGCCAAGGCTGGGAGGTGGCCTATGTCCTCACGGGCTTCGGGGGGGAGAAGCGCACCCCGGCTGGGGAAAGATCGCCCGTAAGGGTATGGCGGGAAGGGGAATGGGTAGCGGTGGACACGGGGCTTTCCCCAGGACCCTACGGCTACTACGGGGCGGTGGGCCTCTTTGACCCCTTTGCCCCTTGGTACCTGCGCCCCATAGCCCCGGAAGGCGGCCCCTGGACCCTGGGGGCCCCGGCGGGAAGCCCCCCAGTGGTGGACCTTTTGACGGAGGCACCCCTGGACCAGGTAAAGGCCTACCAAACCGGCATCCTGAAGCCCTTAAGGCCCAAGGGGTTCACCCTTAAGAGGGAAAGCCTCCTGGCCTTTGCCCTGGGCGGGGCCTCCCTCCTCCTGGCCTTCCTCCTCCGCAAGCCCTAG
- a CDS encoding DUF3208 domain-containing protein: MQAVRLFQGYLWYPRELALDLKTLLPQEVEGARLLLDEVPPPTPFFEDGTPTHTQRFYQLTLLFLTEEPLEALKPLTETLAPVVQGMLEGLPKGVGWLLLEDLRPL, translated from the coding sequence GTGCAAGCGGTGCGCCTGTTCCAGGGCTACCTCTGGTACCCCAGGGAGCTTGCCCTGGACCTGAAAACCCTACTTCCCCAGGAGGTGGAGGGGGCCAGGCTTCTCCTGGACGAGGTGCCGCCCCCCACGCCCTTCTTTGAGGACGGTACCCCCACCCATACCCAGCGCTTCTACCAGCTCACCCTCCTGTTTCTTACCGAGGAGCCGCTCGAGGCCCTGAAGCCCCTGACGGAAACCCTGGCCCCGGTGGTGCAGGGGATGCTGGAGGGGCTTCCCAAGGGGGTGGGCTGGCTTCTTCTCGAGGATTTGCGTCCCCTCTAG
- a CDS encoding MFS transporter, whose protein sequence is MRWAVVLSGVALYSALYAVVPLLPLLEKLFAAPPGAAGPGMGLPLLLLVLLSPWVPRLGLPTGTLLGGGLLLVGLGGVLGAFSPSLLPWTLCRILQGVGAALVPTLAIALIPLLFPQRAWEMAGVYMAGNVLGGGMGRVLAGLLAESLGVRGALLLLSLPALLLGLVLLRAPTGLPALGRPQYDLSAFPLYLAGSILLFLNLFLANLLPYRLLELGFRPGEVGLVYLAYLFGIPGSALSGLLARRFGAVATFRLAFSLVLLALGLLLLPPPGLVLGFMLLMAALFTAQSLASGVAGRKGAGVSGTYVAAFYLGGTLAGLLYPFFLHSFPLAVAVGMALALLNLLLDPVR, encoded by the coding sequence ATGCGGTGGGCGGTGGTGCTTTCTGGGGTGGCCCTCTACAGCGCCCTCTACGCGGTGGTGCCCTTGTTACCCCTTTTGGAAAAGCTCTTCGCTGCCCCCCCAGGGGCTGCGGGGCCAGGCATGGGCCTGCCCCTTTTGCTTCTGGTGCTCCTTTCCCCCTGGGTACCCCGCCTGGGCCTGCCGACGGGTACCCTGTTGGGCGGGGGCCTTCTCTTGGTGGGCCTAGGGGGGGTGCTCGGAGCCTTTAGCCCCAGCCTTCTCCCCTGGACCCTTTGCCGCATCCTCCAGGGGGTGGGGGCCGCCCTGGTGCCCACCCTGGCCATCGCCCTTATCCCCCTCCTCTTTCCGCAAAGGGCCTGGGAGATGGCCGGGGTATACATGGCGGGGAATGTTCTGGGCGGGGGCATGGGCCGGGTGCTGGCAGGGCTTTTGGCGGAATCCCTGGGGGTGCGAGGCGCCCTCCTCCTCCTTTCCCTGCCTGCCCTTCTCCTAGGCCTCGTCCTCCTTCGGGCTCCCACAGGGCTTCCCGCCCTGGGTAGGCCGCAATACGACCTTTCCGCCTTTCCCTTGTACCTGGCGGGTTCCATCCTCCTTTTCCTGAACCTCTTCCTGGCCAACCTCCTACCCTACCGCCTTCTGGAGCTGGGCTTCCGCCCAGGCGAGGTGGGGCTCGTGTACCTGGCCTACCTCTTCGGCATCCCGGGAAGCGCCCTTTCGGGGCTTCTGGCCCGCCGGTTCGGGGCGGTAGCCACCTTTCGCCTGGCCTTCTCCCTAGTCCTCCTCGCCCTGGGGCTTTTGCTCCTGCCTCCCCCAGGCCTGGTTCTGGGATTCATGCTCCTCATGGCCGCCCTCTTCACCGCCCAAAGCCTGGCCTCAGGAGTTGCCGGAAGAAAGGGAGCGGGGGTAAGCGGCACCTACGTGGCCGCCTTCTACCTGGGGGGCACCCTGGCCGGGCTTCTTTACCCCTTCTTCCTCCATAGCTTCCCCCTGGCGGTGGCGGTGGGTATGGCCCTGGCCCTTCTCAACCTCCTCCTGGACCCCGTCAGGTAA
- a CDS encoding DUF5639 domain-containing protein, whose amino-acid sequence MELHAADQYLVAPGEAGLLSVYERLSGTRLYPPFPPVELPGGVGGLLERGGFGQTFFFPAEVLGLTFKTPRGRVVRAGGVVVKNVQGYDLVRPFVGSFGLLGKALEVVFRLRPGQASIFLKRPFTGEFPELTPNPRFLFALQEGGWWWLYAFHFGHEKEVARFQEAFRGEEARPLDLRPLFPQGMGVGEGPLKDLRFSWADGGRAPEPPETFLKLARAL is encoded by the coding sequence ATGGAACTCCACGCCGCCGACCAGTACCTGGTAGCCCCCGGGGAGGCCGGGCTTCTTTCCGTGTACGAAAGGCTTTCCGGCACCCGGCTCTATCCCCCTTTCCCCCCGGTGGAGCTCCCTGGCGGGGTGGGGGGGCTTTTGGAACGGGGGGGGTTCGGCCAGACTTTCTTCTTTCCGGCGGAGGTCCTGGGCCTGACCTTTAAGACCCCCAGGGGAAGGGTGGTGCGGGCCGGGGGGGTGGTGGTGAAGAACGTGCAGGGCTACGACCTGGTGCGGCCCTTTGTGGGGAGCTTCGGCTTGTTGGGAAAGGCCCTCGAGGTGGTCTTTCGCCTGAGACCGGGGCAGGCCTCCATCTTTTTAAAGAGGCCCTTCACCGGGGAGTTTCCCGAACTTACCCCCAATCCCCGTTTTCTCTTCGCCCTCCAGGAGGGAGGGTGGTGGTGGCTTTACGCCTTCCACTTCGGCCACGAAAAGGAGGTGGCCCGCTTCCAAGAGGCCTTCCGCGGGGAGGAGGCCAGACCCCTGGACCTGCGGCCCCTCTTCCCCCAGGGAATGGGGGTAGGGGAGGGTCCTCTCAAGGACCTTCGCTTTTCCTGGGCGGATGGGGGCAGGGCCCCAGAGCCACCAGAGACCTTTCTAAAGCTTGCCCGGGCACTTTAG
- the pheS gene encoding phenylalanine--tRNA ligase subunit alpha: MRELEQEALAAIREARDLEALKTLRARYLGKKGLLTQEMKALASLPLEERKAKGQALNALKEAIEQALEEREKALVEEELRRALERERQDVSLPGVGVFTGGLHPITLMERELTEIFRSLGYQAVEGPEVESEFFNFDALNIPEYHPARDMWDTFWLEGEEHSLPGPLGEGVRGRLLLRTHTSPMQVRYMVAHTPPFRIVVPGRVFRFEQTDATHEAVFHQLEGLVVGEGITMAHLKGAIYELAQALYGPESRVRFQPVYFPFVEPGAQFAIWWPEGRKWLELGGAGMVHPKVFQAVDEYRKALGLPPAYQGVTGFAFGFGIERLAMLRYNIPDIRYFFGGRLKFLEQFRGIL; the protein is encoded by the coding sequence ATGCGGGAGCTTGAGCAAGAAGCCCTAGCCGCCATCCGAGAAGCCCGGGACCTCGAGGCCTTGAAAACCCTGAGGGCCCGCTACCTGGGGAAAAAGGGCCTCCTCACCCAGGAGATGAAGGCCCTTGCCAGCCTTCCCCTCGAGGAAAGGAAAGCGAAGGGCCAGGCCCTAAACGCCCTCAAGGAGGCCATCGAACAGGCCCTGGAGGAGCGGGAAAAAGCCCTGGTGGAAGAGGAGCTGCGAAGGGCCCTGGAAAGGGAGCGTCAGGATGTCTCCCTGCCAGGGGTGGGGGTTTTCACCGGCGGACTCCACCCCATCACCCTCATGGAGCGGGAGCTCACCGAGATCTTTCGCTCCTTGGGCTACCAGGCGGTGGAAGGCCCCGAAGTGGAAAGCGAGTTCTTCAACTTTGATGCCCTGAACATCCCCGAGTACCATCCGGCCCGGGACATGTGGGACACCTTCTGGCTGGAAGGGGAGGAGCATAGCCTTCCCGGCCCCTTGGGAGAAGGGGTGAGGGGAAGGCTCCTTCTTCGCACCCACACCTCCCCCATGCAGGTGCGCTACATGGTGGCCCACACCCCTCCCTTCCGCATCGTGGTTCCGGGGCGGGTTTTCCGCTTCGAGCAGACGGACGCCACCCATGAGGCGGTTTTCCACCAGCTGGAAGGCCTAGTGGTGGGGGAAGGGATCACCATGGCCCACCTGAAGGGAGCCATCTACGAGCTGGCCCAGGCCCTTTACGGCCCCGAGTCCCGGGTGCGCTTCCAGCCCGTCTACTTTCCCTTCGTGGAGCCTGGGGCCCAGTTCGCCATCTGGTGGCCCGAGGGGAGGAAATGGCTGGAGCTGGGAGGGGCCGGGATGGTCCACCCCAAGGTCTTCCAGGCGGTGGACGAGTACCGAAAAGCCCTGGGCCTGCCTCCCGCCTACCAGGGGGTCACGGGCTTCGCCTTTGGCTTCGGAATCGAACGCCTGGCCATGCTCCGCTACAACATCCCCGACATCCGCTACTTCTTCGGGGGAAGGCTTAAGTTCTTGGAGCAGTTCCGGGGGATCCTATGA
- the pfkA gene encoding 6-phosphofructokinase has product MKRVGVLTSGGDAPGMNAAIRAVVRQAYALGLEVIGIRRGYAGMILGEMVPLGVRDVANILQRGGTVLLTARSQEFLTEEGRAKAAEKLKAAGIEGLVAIGGDGTFRGAMRLLEEHKIPVVGVPGTIDNDLYGTDYTIGFDTAVNTALEAIDRIRDTAASHERVFFIEVMGRDSGFIALDVGLAGGAEVIAVPEEPVDPRAIAEGLLESLRRGKSSSIVVVAEGAYPGGAAGLLAAIREHVPVEARVTVLGHIQRGGSPTAKDRILASRLGAAAVEALAGGTSGVMVGEVEGEVELTPLKEAVERKKDINRTLLALSRVLAL; this is encoded by the coding sequence ATGAAGCGCGTAGGGGTGCTTACTTCCGGCGGCGATGCCCCGGGGATGAATGCGGCCATTAGGGCAGTGGTGCGCCAAGCCTATGCCTTGGGCCTCGAGGTGATCGGCATCCGCCGCGGCTACGCGGGCATGATCCTGGGGGAGATGGTGCCCTTGGGAGTGCGGGATGTGGCCAACATCCTTCAGCGGGGGGGAACCGTCCTCCTCACCGCAAGAAGCCAGGAGTTCCTCACGGAAGAGGGCCGGGCCAAGGCGGCGGAGAAGCTCAAAGCGGCGGGCATCGAGGGCCTGGTGGCCATCGGAGGGGATGGAACCTTTCGCGGGGCCATGCGGCTTTTGGAAGAGCACAAAATCCCCGTGGTGGGGGTGCCCGGCACCATCGACAACGACCTTTACGGCACCGATTACACCATTGGCTTTGACACCGCGGTGAACACGGCCCTCGAGGCCATCGACCGCATCCGGGACACCGCGGCCAGCCACGAGCGGGTCTTCTTCATCGAGGTCATGGGGCGGGACTCCGGGTTCATCGCTTTGGATGTGGGGCTGGCTGGGGGGGCGGAGGTGATCGCCGTGCCCGAGGAACCCGTGGACCCCAGGGCCATCGCCGAGGGACTTCTGGAATCCCTGCGCCGGGGCAAGTCCAGCTCCATCGTGGTGGTGGCGGAAGGGGCCTATCCCGGAGGGGCGGCGGGTCTTCTTGCCGCCATCCGGGAGCACGTGCCGGTGGAGGCCCGGGTTACCGTCCTGGGCCATATCCAGCGGGGAGGAAGCCCCACCGCCAAGGACCGCATCTTGGCGAGCCGCTTGGGGGCGGCGGCGGTGGAGGCCCTGGCCGGGGGGACCAGCGGGGTCATGGTGGGGGAGGTGGAGGGGGAGGTGGAGCTCACCCCCCTCAAGGAGGCGGTGGAGCGTAAGAAGGACATCAACCGCACCCTTCTGGCCCTATCGCGGGTTCTTGCCCTCTAG
- the rsmI gene encoding 16S rRNA (cytidine(1402)-2'-O)-methyltransferase, producing MRLVLVPTPIGNLEDITLRALRVLKEVEVVACEDTRRTGLLLRHYGIATPTLRLDQHTMGKARELLSPYAYVAYATDAGTPGISDPGAELVRLALEWGWRVEALPGPTALIPALVASGLPTHRFTFEGFLPKGGKERKERLWALAREGRTAVLYESPHRLQKTLEDLMGVYGPGHPVAVAREISKVHEEIFRGTLEEAWRHFQNPRGEFVLVLGPKEAPPVEANQLLEELKAQGLKGKALFRSLLERGVSRNEAYRLALEGEKEPFEEGE from the coding sequence GTGCGCCTGGTCCTGGTACCCACCCCCATCGGCAACCTGGAGGACATCACCTTGAGGGCCCTCAGGGTCCTCAAGGAGGTGGAGGTGGTGGCCTGTGAGGACACCCGGCGTACCGGGCTTCTCCTCCGCCACTACGGCATCGCTACCCCCACCCTGCGCTTGGACCAGCACACGATGGGAAAGGCCAGGGAACTCCTTTCCCCCTACGCTTACGTGGCCTACGCCACCGACGCCGGCACCCCGGGCATCTCCGATCCTGGGGCGGAGCTGGTGCGGCTGGCGTTAGAATGGGGCTGGCGGGTGGAAGCGCTTCCGGGTCCTACGGCCCTCATCCCCGCCCTGGTGGCTTCGGGCCTGCCCACCCACCGCTTCACCTTTGAAGGGTTTCTGCCCAAGGGGGGCAAGGAGCGCAAGGAGCGGCTTTGGGCCTTGGCCCGGGAAGGGAGGACCGCGGTGCTGTACGAAAGCCCCCATCGCCTGCAAAAAACCCTGGAGGATCTCATGGGGGTCTATGGCCCCGGGCATCCCGTGGCCGTGGCCCGGGAGATCAGCAAGGTGCATGAGGAGATTTTCCGGGGGACCCTGGAGGAGGCCTGGAGGCACTTTCAAAACCCAAGGGGCGAGTTCGTTTTGGTGCTGGGACCCAAGGAAGCACCACCTGTGGAGGCCAACCAGCTCTTGGAGGAGCTAAAAGCTCAGGGCCTTAAGGGTAAGGCGCTTTTCCGGTCCCTTCTGGAGAGGGGGGTTTCCAGGAACGAGGCCTACCGTCTCGCTTTGGAAGGGGAGAAGGAGCCTTTTGAGGAGGGGGAATGA
- a CDS encoding inorganic diphosphatase has product MANLKSLPVGKGAPEVVNMVIEVPRGSGNKYEYDPDLGVIKLDRVLPGAQFYPGDYGFIPSTLAEDGDPLDGLVLSTYPLLPGVVVEVRVVGLLLMEDEKGEDAKVIGVVAEDQRLDHIRDIADVPEGVRQEIQHFFETYKALEAKKGKWVKVTGWRDRQAALEEVRACIARYGTR; this is encoded by the coding sequence ATGGCGAACCTGAAGAGCCTTCCCGTAGGTAAGGGTGCCCCCGAGGTGGTGAACATGGTCATCGAGGTGCCCAGGGGTTCCGGAAACAAGTACGAGTACGATCCGGATCTTGGGGTTATCAAGCTGGACCGGGTCCTTCCCGGAGCCCAGTTCTATCCCGGGGACTACGGGTTCATTCCCTCCACCCTGGCCGAGGATGGGGATCCCCTGGACGGCCTGGTCCTTTCCACCTACCCCCTTTTGCCCGGGGTGGTGGTGGAGGTGCGGGTGGTGGGCCTTCTGCTCATGGAGGACGAGAAGGGCGAGGACGCCAAGGTCATCGGGGTGGTGGCGGAGGACCAGCGCCTGGACCACATCCGGGATATCGCGGATGTACCTGAGGGGGTGAGGCAGGAGATCCAGCACTTCTTTGAAACCTACAAGGCCCTCGAGGCTAAGAAGGGCAAGTGGGTGAAGGTCACGGGCTGGCGGGACCGGCAGGCCGCCCTGGAGGAGGTGAGGGCCTGTATCGCCCGCTACGGGACCCGTTGA